ACGTCATTTCCGCAAAATATATGCGGCTGTTGTACATGGCAAGCTGCCTGCACAGCACGGGACGTTAAAACACACGCTGCTGAAAGATGCGCGTACCAATACCGTCACCGTTGTGCCTAAGGGTACAGCTGGTGGTAAAGATGCTGTTTTGGATTACCGGGTCATCGGTGAAAACGACCGTTACAGTCTGGTTCATATTGAGTTGCACACAGGCAGATCTCATCAGATTCGGGTCCAAATGAAAGAAATCGGCTGCCCGCTGTTCGGAGATCAGAAGTACGGTGCAGGTGTGAATAAGCCTGGGCAACAAATTGCTCTATGGTCTGCCATCGCTGCTTTTCCCCACCCGGTAACGAAGGAAGAAATTGTGCTGCAGTCCCTGCCTCCCCGTGAATTTCCATGGGCAGAGTGGCCGGCTGCTGTGTACGATAAAGCATTTAAAGCCGAACATTAATTGATATATTTAAAATAATCATTCACAGGATCAGGTCAAATCTGACCGTAAACCGTGTCATCCAGATTCCTTATCTGAATGGCGCGGTTTTTTTTACTCCAATGGAAAGGAAGACCTACTATGACACCTTTTACGAAGCAGGTCGTCGCCATCATCGCAGCAATCCCTGAGGGAAAAGTCATGACCTATGGACAGATTGCCGCTCATGCAGGCAGCCCGAGAGCTGCCCGACAGGTTGTGCGCATTCTGCACTCCATGAGCCGGAAGGAGCGGCTTCCCTGGCACCGCGTCGTCAATGCCAAAGGTCTGATAGCCATTCCCGACGAGCATTCACGCCTGATGCAGGAGACGGAGCTTATTAGCGAGGGTGTTGAATTTCAGATGGATGGGAGTATCAACCTTAGACTCTTTGGTCATGATCCTGGTCCTACCTTCCTCTTTGATTCATCAGCCGATGAAGAATAACGTCAAAACAAGGCAAAACAAAAAGAGAGTTCAAGCAGTGTGATCTGCCTGAACTCTCTTTTGTATATATAAGACCTTTATTGAATGAATAATAACAGTAATCTAGGTTGATTTATGCTGTTGCATTCACTTTCTGTTGCTCAGTTGTTACATGTTCAGTAGCCGGTTTTGTTTTACGGATGAAGAAGGCCAGAACCAGAGCAACGACTGTCATTGCGGTCGCTATAATAAAAGCATAGTTTACCCCGTAGATGGTTGCATCTGCGGTAGCACGAAGCATTGCAGCCTTATCATCTGTAGCGATTTGGCCTGTAGCCAAGGTATCTGCCAGATGGGATTTCAACTTGCTACTCATAATCGTAACGAGAATCGCTGTACCAATCGCACCCGCAACCGTACGCAGTGTGTTGGACATCGCTGTACCATGCGCATTCAGACGCTGTGGCAGCTGATTCAGACCCGCTGTTTGAATTGGCATCATCAACATCGACATACCGAACATACGAGCTGTGTAGATAAACATCATGTAACCATAAGTAGTATCGATCGACAGGCGGCTGAGCCCCCAAGTTGTGATAGCGGTAATTGCAAGACCGGCAACGGACAACCAGCGTGCTCCGACTTTATCGAAGATGCGACCTGTGATTGGAGACATAATCCCCATCAAGATGGCGCCCGGCATCATCAGCAAACCGGATTCAATCGGTGAGAATCCACGAATATTTTGCAGGAAAATCGGAAGCAAAATCATACCTGCAAACATCGCCATCGTAACGAGCATGTTAATAATCGTTGTTAATGTATACATGTTGTATTTGAAAATACGGAACTCCAAGAGTGGATGATCGGTTGTCATCTGTCTAATCACGAACAGAATCAAGGATAACGCCCCTACGACCAGACAAGCAATTACAATTGCACTGCCCCATCCGTCTGTACCCGCATCACTGAAGCCGTACAGCAAGCTACCAAAACCGAGTGTGGATAAAATAACACCTGGGTAGTCCAATTTAGGTTTGGATTGACGTGTTACATTTTTGACAAACGCAATACCGATTGCAGTTGCAATAACGGAGAATGGCAAAATGATATAGAACAACAGTCTCCAGGAATAATGCTCAACCACATAACCTGACAATGTTGGTCCAATGGCCGGAGCGAGAATCATCGCGATCCCCATTGTGCCCATCGCCTGACCACGCTTCTCAATAGGGAAGATCGTCAAGAATACAACCGTCATCAGAGGCATCAGGATACCTGCACCTGCCGCTTGAATAACACGACCTACCATCAGGATAGCAAAGTTCGGACTTAAACCACAGACCAAGGTTCCTAATGTAAATAGCGTCATGGCTGTAATAAAAATTTGACGTGTGGAGAATTTAGCGATCAGATACGCCGTAACCGGAATCAACACACCATTGACGAGCATATAACCCGTAGTCAACCATTGTGCTTTGTTCGCTCCGATGCCGAGGTCCTCCATAATTTTAGGAAGAGCTACGTTCATCAAAGTTTGGTTCAGGAAGGCGACGAATGCACCGATTAACAATGCGGCCACAATCGGGCCTTTCCTAATATTGTCCATCGCTGAGGATGGCGCTGCTGCTGCAGTAGTACTCATTGGTTGTTCATCTCTCTTCCTTCTAACTTTTCAATCATTTGATTATGAATTCTTAGCAGGTGCTCAAGGTCTTCCTTCGGGATATCCAGAATAGGTGACACTCGCTCCATCCACAAACGGTGTGTTTCCTCCTGAGCCTGTTCCCCTTTGTCCGTAATCTGAAGCTTTACAGATCGACGGTCCGAGTCGGATCGCGTTCGAACAATGTACTCACCCTTGACCAGACGCTCCACCACAGCGCTCATGGAGCTGCTGCCCATATGACAGAGATCAGCCACTTCATTGATACCGATCGAAGGGCGCTCCTTCAAAATGGATAACACCATAAATTGAATCGAAGTGAGCTCAATTTCCTTGTTTTCATTCCAGAATGCCCGGAAGAGCAGTTGATTGACCTGCCGAAACGAATTAATAATGTAGAATACTTCGTATGTGTCAGACATTAATTCACCCTTTTTACTTATGGAATATAATATTTCGTACACGAAATATCAGGGGAACAATTACTTATTATAACAAAAATATTTACATAGTCAACTCTTTACATATAAAATTTTAGAGATTATTCTTATCCATCCAAAGCAGGCAAAACTCTTTAAAGTACACATCAATAAAAAATAACCACAGCCCTCCTGCCTTTTCAGCAAGAGTTCCATGGTTACTATTATTCGTGCGTCCATCGTCTTTAAGATGTGGACAAGGCATGCTCTTTTGTTTTTGGTGTTGTCATTTTGCCTAATAGATAAACCAGCAACTGCTGGTTATGCATTGAAATGTTGCTGAGCACCGAATTCATAAATTCATTACGAATCGTGATTCCCCGTTCGGTCTCCATGCGTCCCTTATCAGATAGAGATACCCATACAATTCGTCGATCCTGATCATCCCGATCCCGGCGAATCAGTCCGTTTTTTTCCATACGATCCAACAACATCGTTACTGCTGCTGGTGTTGTAGCCAGAAAAGGAATCAGATCGGATGGTTTCATCTTCTCGTGATCCTCAAGAACCTCCAGTACGGCCAGCTGCGCCTCTGTTAACGACGGTGCCAGCTCATGATCCATATGCAGCTTGTAGTCCTTGGTCAGCCTCGACCAGCACTTGGCAAAATCGGAATTATACATCTTGAATCGCTCCTCTCTGCAACCGGTTATCACTTCACCTGCTTAAGTTTTCGCCCTTCAAAGCCGCATTCCTGCTGCCTTTTTTCAATTTCCCAGCGATCGACCGTAATCGACGAAGGTTGTTAAACTTCGCATGGAGGTCCTCTTTTAATCCGCGTTTGAACAACAAAATAAGACTCCTTACATGACAGGTTTCCCTGCTCTGCAAAGAGTCTTTATTGAATCCTTATTAGGAGGAAGAAGCTGTCTGGTTCTCTGCGAGATCCATGATAAGCTCCACAATTTCATCCTGTTTATCCACATGCACAAGCAATTTACCAATATGTTTCCGTTCAGTAATAGGTACAGCTTCGGAAGAAATGTGATGTGTTTGACCTTCCTTGGTCATCACCGTTACATTCCGTTGTTCCCGACAATAGAACGCTCCGGCAATTCGGCTACCGTTCGGTTTTACCCGTTTGCCTTCCTTGAATTCAAATGTTGCCAGTCCCTTGCCGCCACGGCTCTGCAGAGCATAATCCAGCAGTAACGAGCGTTTGCCATAACCCAAGTCAGACAATATAGCAACCTCGCCTTCATCGCCTTCCACCCACAGAACAGATACGACTTCATCCGTTTCTTTTAACTGAATACCACGTACGCCTCCAGACACACGACCCATCGGATTTACTTCATCCTCACGGAAACGGATGGCCATGGCTTCTTTGGTGATCAGCATGATGTCCTTGCCACCAGTACTTAGATGAACGGATAATACCTCATCATCCTTGCCGACTTTGCATGCGGCTACTGCGCCGGAACGCTTGGTGACGTATTCCTTCAGCTCGGTACGTTTAACCTGTCCTTTGCGAGTGACAAAGACCAGACTGTGATCCGGCTCTTCGAAGGATTTAACGGCAAGCACACTTGAGATTCGATCATCTTTTGCCAGAGGAATAACGTTGACGATCGCCGTCCCCGGATCTTTCCACTTGAATTCCGGTACCTGATGCACAGGTAACAGGAAATACTGGCCTTTCTTCGTAAATACCAGCAAATTCTCAAGCGTGTTCACTTCAAGGACCTGAGCGATATAATCGCCTTCCTTCACACCACTTGCGTTACGTTCCCCGCCGGATCGTGTGAATGATTGCATGCCTGTACGCTTGATGTATCCCTCTTTGGACAATGTGACAAATACATCTTCTGCGTTCACCAGCACTTCCAGATTAACCTTGAGTTCTTCTACTTCGCCCTGAATGGCTGAGCGACGGTCAATTCCGTATTTCTCACGAATCTCCATCAGTTCTTTACGAATGACTCCGATCAGCTTGCGGTCACTATCCAGAATGGAGCGTAATTGCGCGATCTTCTTCATCAGTTCGCCAAGTTCCTTTTCCAGAGAAGTAATCTCCAGATTGGTCAATCGGTATAATTGCAAAGTCAGAATGGAATCCGCTTGACGTTCGGAGAAACCAAACATCCACATCAGGTTATTTTGAGCATCCTGACGGTTCTTCGAAGCTTTAATAGCCGCAATGACCTCATCAAGGATGTTAAGAGCTTTTACCAGACCTTCCAAGACATGTGCACGGTCTTCCGCCTTCTCCAGCTCAAAGCGGGTACGGAACGTCACAACTTCACGCTGATGGGCAATATAAGCCTCGAGGATTGATTTCAATCCCAATTGCTGAGGGGCTTTGTTTACAATCGCAACCATGTTGAAGTTGTAAGTGACCTGCAAGTCGGTTTTCTTCAGCAAATAAGCCAAAATACCTTGTGCATCCGCTTCTTTTTTCAGCTCAACCACGATTCGCAGGCCTTCACGCCCACTCTCATCCCGAACTTCGGCGATTCCTTCAACCTTTTTCTCCAGCCGAATGTTCTCCATCGCTGTAACCAGACGGGATTTTACGACCTGATAAGGGATCTCGGTAATGACGATTTGCTGTTTGCCACCGCGCATATTCTCGATATCGGTTTTGGACCGGAGATAGATCCGTCCTTTACCTGTGCGATAAGCATCCAGAATTCCGTCGCCGCCCATGATTAATCCGCCTGTCGGAAAATCCGGACCTTTGATAAACATCATAATCTCGTCCAGTTCAATCGACGGCTTCTCCATCACGGCAATACAAGCATCAATGGTTTCACGCAAATTATGTGGAGGGATCTCCGTTGCAAACCCGGAGGAAATCCCACTTACGCCGTTTACCAGCAGGTTCGGATAACGCGATGGTAATACAACCGGTTCTTTGGCCGTATTATCAAAATTATCCTTAAACAGAACAGTCCGTTTCTCGATGTCGCGAAGCATCTCCATAGCGATGGACGACAAACGGGCCTCTGTATAACGCATCGCTGCAGCCGGATCATCATCCTGTGATCCCCAGTTACCATGACCGTCCACGAGCATATGGCCCATTTTCCATGGCTGTGCCATCCGCACCATACCTTCATAGATGGAGGAGTCCCCGTGAGGATGGTAGTTACCCATGACATCCCCAACGGTTTTGGCTGACTTACGATATGGTTTCTCCGGCGTATTTCCTGAATCGTACATGGCGTACAGAATACGCCGCTGCACAGGCTTCAAACCATCCCGTACATCGGGAATGGCCCGGTCCTGAATAATGTATTTAGAGTAGCGACCGAAACGGTCACCTACGACCTCTTCGAGAAAGGCCGGCATAAATTGTTCTGATAGGCTCATTCCAAGCACCTTCTATTCTTCGTACTCTGTAAAGTCGACATTCTCTACAATCCAGCGTTTGCGTGGATCAACTTTATCACCCATAAGCGTAGATACTCGACGCTCCGCTTTCGCTGCATCAACGATCTGTACCTTGAGCAATGCACGTGTTTCCGGGTTCATTGTAGTCTCCCACAGTTGATCCGGATTCATCTCGCCAAGCCCTTTATAACGTTGGAGCTCCACATTGGTTCCAAATTCTTTCATGTAATTCGCCAGCTCTTCATCGGTCCAGGCATAACGTACACTTGCCATTTTGCCGGATTTGCGCGTGAGTTTGTAAAGCGGCGGCTGAGCAATATATATTTTTCCTGCATCAATTAACGGTTTCATGTAGCGGTAAAAGAAAGTCAGCAATAGTACCTGAATATGTGCACCATCCGTATCAGCATCCGTCATAATTATGATTTTGGAATAATTGCTGTCTTCAACTGCGAATTCGGTTCCAATACCCGCCCCGATCGCCGATGTAATGGCGCGGTATTCTTCGTTTTTGAGGATATCAGCCAACTTCGCTTTTTCCGGATTGAGCGGTTTCCCCTTAAGCGGGAGTATCGCCTGGATCTTGGAGTCACGCCCCTGTTTGGCTGAACCGCCTGCGGAATCCCCTTCGACGATAAACAGTTCATTCCGGGTAAAATCCTTCGATTGTGCCGGAGTCAACTTGCCATTGAGGTTGGAGCTTTCGCTGCGTTTTTTGCCCGTCCGCATCTCATCACGTGCTTTGCGTGCAGCTTCTCTGGCTCTGGAGGCCTGAACCGCTTTGCGAATCAACGTTTGCGCAACCTGCGGATTTTCTTCCAAAAACCGCTGGATGTTCTCGGACACGACAGAATCCACTGCGCTTCGCGCGGAAGCGCTACCGAGTTGATCCTTCGTTTGTCCTACGAATTCGACCTCCGACATTTTGACACTGATGACAGCCATCATGCCTTCACGCAAATCATTACCTTCAAGGTTTTTATCTTTTTCCTTAATCATGCTGGTACGCCTTGCGTAATCATTCATCACACGTGTATAAGCTGCTCTGAATCCGGTCTCATGTGTACCGCCACCTCTAGTGGGAATCGAGTTGACGAACGACGCCAGCGTTTCCGTATAACCCGCGTTATACTGGATCGCCACTTCGACCTCAATGTCATCCTTCTCCGCATAGAAGTGAATGACATCATGCAGCACATCTTTATTTTCGTTAAGAAAAGCAACAAACTGGCTTGCTCCGCCTTCGTACATGTACTCATCCTGATTGCCTGAACGTTCGTCCTTGAGCATAATTCTCAGCCCCGAGTTCAGGAAAGCAATCTCCTGAAGACGTTCTGCCAGTGTATCATAATTAAATTGAATGCCGCTCTGGAACACGCGAATATCCGGTTTAAACGTAACTTTGGTTCCCGTTCGATTGGTATTGCCCAATACATCGAGACCAGACACCGGTTCTCCGACATGCTCAACGCCTTTTTTGTCCTGCCAATACTCGAATCGTTGACGATGAATCTTGCCATCACGGAAAATCTCGACTTCAAGCCATTCGGACAATGCGTTCGTAACTGACGCACCTACACCGTGCAAACCGCCTGATTTTTTGTATCCTGATCCACCGAACTTTCCGCCTGCGTGCAAAATCGTAAACACGACCTGGGGAGTAGGAATCCCTGTTTTATGTATACCTGTCGGAATTCCCCTTCCGTTATCCTGAACCGTAATAGAACCGTCCTTATGCAGCGTGATATCGATTTTGGAGCAGAATTTGGCGAGATGTTCGTCGACAGCGTTATCCACGATTTCCCATACCAAATGATGTAGACCCGAAGAGCTGGTGCTGCCGATGTACATCCCCGGCCGTTTCCGTACCGCTACCAGTCCTTCAAGTACTTGAATGTCGTCCGCGTCGTAGCCTGAAGACCCTTGTCCTCCGCCTGTCGAACCTGCCGACATATCGATTTGCTCGACCATTCATGCTCCCCCTTCTTAACTTGCAACTAAAAAAATGCCTAAAATGCAAACAGATGTTTTCTTATCCTTGTCCATTTTAATTCAAGATATCCCGTTTCGTAAAGACAATGAATGACACAAAGAGTGAAGCAATGCCCCAAACACTAAGCACAATAAGGGAAAAACCTAAATTCATCCCTTCGATTGGTGGCAATCCGCCAGACAAATAATTCGGAAGTTCGAGGTTAACCATGAACAAATATTTGGCTGACTGCCAGGATGCGGCCATACTGGTGAGAATAGTTCCTGCTATGAGTGCTGCCATCATGATGACAATACTTGCTGCTGTACTTCGCACTAGCACAGAGACCATGAAGGCAAGCATCGCCACAATTATACTGACGAACCAGATGAGCCCTGCCTGCATTAGCATATACAACCACTGGTCCACTGCATGGACTGCTGACATATCGACATCTGTACCCACAACCTTGAATCCGGTAAAGATCGGCATACCGAAACCTTTATATCCGAATACCGCTCCCGAAATGACATAACAGATGACGTACGCCGACACCACAATAATCGACACGAACATAATCAACGTGATGAGCTTACTCAGCAACACTTTCCAACGTTTGACCGGACGGGTCAGAAGCATTTTAATCGTACCTGTGGTGCGCTCACCGGATACCAGATCCGAGGCAATCGCCATAATGAGCAGTGGTATAAACAATCCAACGGCGTTATTCATGAATTCCCGCGTAAAAGTTACACCGCCAGGCTCCTTCGGATTGATGTCATTCTCCAGATAGTATTGCATTTGCTGGATGTACACAGTCCTGTACTTTTTGTATTCTTCAGGTACCCGGTCACTGCCAAGCGAGTTCTGATTATCCGTAATGGCTTGTTGCAGCTCAAGCCGCCAGTCGCCGCCAAACTTGTCACGATTATTTTCCGCAGATTTCATCTGGGCATACGTAAACATCGGAACCAGGACCGCGAGTACGATAAAAATAATATAAAGACGTTTTTTCTTTACCATTTTGATCGTTTCGTTTCGGATCAGCGGCATGATGTTACTCAATGGATTCACCTTCTGTCATTTTTAAGAATAGCTGTTCCAGCGTAGGCTGAATCCGCTGCACTCCTTCAACCTGAATTCCGGCTTGCACCATTTGCTGGACTAGGGCCGGAATTCGATCTTCATGCATTTCAGCAACGACAGCATTCGGACCAAGCCCTGCAACAATGGTATCGTCCATAACATCTGCAGGCCGATCCACCAATGAAACACCTGCATTCAACAGCATTTTTTTACCTTCCTCCAGCGGAGTAACATGCCATATCGCCAATTTGGAATGGTCTTCAATCAGTTCATTGACGCCGCCAACTGCCAGCACGCGCCCTGCACTGATAATCGCCACCCTGTCACAGAGAAGTTGAATCTCACTAAGCAAATGACTGCTGACGAATACAGCCATGCCTTCACTTGCAAGCTGTTTGATAAAGACGCGAAGTTCCTTAATCCCTTTGGGATCAAGTCCGTTCGTTGGCTCATCCAGAATCAGCAGCCTTGGGCGACCAAGCAATGCCTGTGCAATGCCAAGTCGTTGACGCATCCCCAGAGAGTAGGTTCTTACTTTATCATGAATCCGCTGATCGAGGCGTACAATATCCACAACTTCCTGAATACGGTCATTATCCACGCCTGGCTGCATACGGGCAAAATGCTCAAGATTTTCCCATCCGGTCAAATACGTGTACACTTCCGGGTTTTCAACAATGGAACCCACATATCTCAGGGCCCGTTCAGGATCACGGTTGACATCATACCCACAGACTTGAATTTTACCTTCTGTCGGTTTAATCAGATCAACTAACATCCGGATGGTTGTTGTCTTCCCGGCACCATTGGGTCCCAGGAAACCGAAAATTTCGCCTGGTTTAACGTCAAAAGTAACATCCTTAATGATCCATTTGCGTCCAATCTTTTTCTTCAGATGCTGCACGGACAATACGGAATCAGTCTGTTCTTGTGCCATTTATTTTCCGCTCCCTTCTGCTGGAGTCTCTGCCTGATATTCCTGTGCAATCCGAACCGCAATTTGCTCGTAGCCTTCTCCATTGGGATGAAAATGATCTGAGGACAGATATTGTCCCAGATGATTTTCAAACAGATCAAATGTAGGTACAAGTGTCATCTTGTCCTCATTGTTCAGAACCTTCATTGCAGCATCGTTCCATGCAGCTACAACCGCATTTCCTGGCTCTTTGAGTTCTTTCACATCCCCAAACGGATTGTATAGCCCTATGTAGGCAATCTGTGCATCAGGGTTAATTTCTTTCACTTTCTTCAAGATCTCCTGCAAACGCTTCGACGTCTCCGGTAATGCCGCAGCAAGTGTCTCTGCCGTGGGCGCGTCTTCTCCCTGTAAAACCTGTCCACCCTGGAATAGATCATTGGCTCCGATCGACAACAGAATAAAGTTGGACTGTTGTAAGACATAACGTACGCCTTGTTCATCTAGCTTGCTCAACAATGCGTCTGTTCTCAAACCGTTCACACCCATATTGTTAAGCACTTGCACATCATATCCCTGATCTTTGAGCAAATTACCTGCCCGCCTTACAAAACCAAGCCCCTCATCATCCCCAGTACCTCTTGCCAGGGAATCACCGATTACAGCCATTCGAATTTTGCCATCTTTCACCACAGGTGTTGATTGCCCGCTATCCTTTGCAGGTGCCGTTGTCTGCTGTCCTGTACCTAATTGGGCATCTCCCTCAGGAAAAATGACGTCTTTAATGGCGTATCCAAATCCAAATAACAGCAGCAATGTTGTTAATATGGACACTGTACTAATGGTTCTCCAGATCCATGGCGCTGAATCAAGATTTCTTTTTTTCATTCATCACATCTCCGCTCATGTACACCTGGCTGGGTGCTTAAAATTTAAAATGATTTTACATTAAGATGACGCTTTTTCTAAATAACATAAATGTTCTGTCGTTAATTTGCAAATTTTGCCGCTGTATTAAGCAGAATTCAGTTTCAAATATGCTTTTACAAAAAAAAGCTATGTCATGCACAGCTTCGAGCTGTGATGACATAACCTTTTTTTGAACTAAAATCAAAATATTCTTCAATAAAATGAATTAGTTACCGATAAATTCTTGAGCCCAATATCCGTTGTAGAATCCAACACCAATTTTCGTAAAGTTTTTACTTAGGATATTCGCACGGTGGCCTTCGCTATTCATCCAAGCTGTAACAACCTCTTGAGGTGTTTTTTGCCCTTTTGCGATATTCTCGCCAGCATAGCTGTAAGTTACTCCGAATTGTTTCATCATGTCAAACGGAGAACCATAAGTCGGTGATTGGTGATCAAAATAATTGTTGTTGCTCATGTCTTTAACTTTGGCTACAGCCACTTTGTCCAAAAGAGCGTCGGAAGCCAATGCGCTCAGGCCAGCTTTGGCACGTTCAGCGTTCACAAGTTTTACTACTTGAACTGCAAAATCCGATTGTGTGCTCTCGCTACCACTGTTTCCTGTATTGCCTGTAGTCGTTCCAGTTCCAGTTCCACTATTTGAAGGATCTTTGGCTGGTGTAGTTGCCGGTTTCTCTTCTTGAGTTGGTTTTGCAGGTGTTACGGGTTTTGCAGGTGTTGTCGGTTGAGCAGGTTTGGTAGTTTGATCAGGTTTAGTTGTTTGATCAGGTTGTGTTACAGGCTTCTCTACTGTTGTTTGCCCCTCGCCAGTTGATACAGTGTAACCATTATCTTTCAGCCATTGTTCAATGTACGCTTTTAAGC
This window of the Paenibacillus marchantiae genome carries:
- a CDS encoding RluA family pseudouridine synthase, with product MMSEHSQTTGNIPILFEDNHLLGITKPVNVPTQEDASGDPDLLTLLKQDLKERYNKPGNVYLGLVHRLDRPVGGAMIFAKTSKAASRLSETVRGRHFRKIYAAVVHGKLPAQHGTLKHTLLKDARTNTVTVVPKGTAGGKDAVLDYRVIGENDRYSLVHIELHTGRSHQIRVQMKEIGCPLFGDQKYGAGVNKPGQQIALWSAIAAFPHPVTKEEIVLQSLPPREFPWAEWPAAVYDKAFKAEH
- a CDS encoding MGMT family protein translates to MTPFTKQVVAIIAAIPEGKVMTYGQIAAHAGSPRAARQVVRILHSMSRKERLPWHRVVNAKGLIAIPDEHSRLMQETELISEGVEFQMDGSINLRLFGHDPGPTFLFDSSADEE
- a CDS encoding DHA2 family efflux MFS transporter permease subunit, whose amino-acid sequence is MSTTAAAAPSSAMDNIRKGPIVAALLIGAFVAFLNQTLMNVALPKIMEDLGIGANKAQWLTTGYMLVNGVLIPVTAYLIAKFSTRQIFITAMTLFTLGTLVCGLSPNFAILMVGRVIQAAGAGILMPLMTVVFLTIFPIEKRGQAMGTMGIAMILAPAIGPTLSGYVVEHYSWRLLFYIILPFSVIATAIGIAFVKNVTRQSKPKLDYPGVILSTLGFGSLLYGFSDAGTDGWGSAIVIACLVVGALSLILFVIRQMTTDHPLLEFRIFKYNMYTLTTIINMLVTMAMFAGMILLPIFLQNIRGFSPIESGLLMMPGAILMGIMSPITGRIFDKVGARWLSVAGLAITAITTWGLSRLSIDTTYGYMMFIYTARMFGMSMLMMPIQTAGLNQLPQRLNAHGTAMSNTLRTVAGAIGTAILVTIMSSKLKSHLADTLATGQIATDDKAAMLRATADATIYGVNYAFIIATAMTVVALVLAFFIRKTKPATEHVTTEQQKVNATA
- a CDS encoding MarR family winged helix-turn-helix transcriptional regulator, with translation MSDTYEVFYIINSFRQVNQLLFRAFWNENKEIELTSIQFMVLSILKERPSIGINEVADLCHMGSSSMSAVVERLVKGEYIVRTRSDSDRRSVKLQITDKGEQAQEETHRLWMERVSPILDIPKEDLEHLLRIHNQMIEKLEGREMNNQ
- a CDS encoding MarR family winged helix-turn-helix transcriptional regulator, with the protein product MYNSDFAKCWSRLTKDYKLHMDHELAPSLTEAQLAVLEVLEDHEKMKPSDLIPFLATTPAAVTMLLDRMEKNGLIRRDRDDQDRRIVWVSLSDKGRMETERGITIRNEFMNSVLSNISMHNQQLLVYLLGKMTTPKTKEHALSTS
- the gyrA gene encoding DNA gyrase subunit A, with translation MSLSEQFMPAFLEEVVGDRFGRYSKYIIQDRAIPDVRDGLKPVQRRILYAMYDSGNTPEKPYRKSAKTVGDVMGNYHPHGDSSIYEGMVRMAQPWKMGHMLVDGHGNWGSQDDDPAAAMRYTEARLSSIAMEMLRDIEKRTVLFKDNFDNTAKEPVVLPSRYPNLLVNGVSGISSGFATEIPPHNLRETIDACIAVMEKPSIELDEIMMFIKGPDFPTGGLIMGGDGILDAYRTGKGRIYLRSKTDIENMRGGKQQIVITEIPYQVVKSRLVTAMENIRLEKKVEGIAEVRDESGREGLRIVVELKKEADAQGILAYLLKKTDLQVTYNFNMVAIVNKAPQQLGLKSILEAYIAHQREVVTFRTRFELEKAEDRAHVLEGLVKALNILDEVIAAIKASKNRQDAQNNLMWMFGFSERQADSILTLQLYRLTNLEITSLEKELGELMKKIAQLRSILDSDRKLIGVIRKELMEIREKYGIDRRSAIQGEVEELKVNLEVLVNAEDVFVTLSKEGYIKRTGMQSFTRSGGERNASGVKEGDYIAQVLEVNTLENLLVFTKKGQYFLLPVHQVPEFKWKDPGTAIVNVIPLAKDDRISSVLAVKSFEEPDHSLVFVTRKGQVKRTELKEYVTKRSGAVAACKVGKDDEVLSVHLSTGGKDIMLITKEAMAIRFREDEVNPMGRVSGGVRGIQLKETDEVVSVLWVEGDEGEVAILSDLGYGKRSLLLDYALQSRGGKGLATFEFKEGKRVKPNGSRIAGAFYCREQRNVTVMTKEGQTHHISSEAVPITERKHIGKLLVHVDKQDEIVELIMDLAENQTASSS
- the parE gene encoding DNA topoisomerase IV subunit B codes for the protein MVEQIDMSAGSTGGGQGSSGYDADDIQVLEGLVAVRKRPGMYIGSTSSSGLHHLVWEIVDNAVDEHLAKFCSKIDITLHKDGSITVQDNGRGIPTGIHKTGIPTPQVVFTILHAGGKFGGSGYKKSGGLHGVGASVTNALSEWLEVEIFRDGKIHRQRFEYWQDKKGVEHVGEPVSGLDVLGNTNRTGTKVTFKPDIRVFQSGIQFNYDTLAERLQEIAFLNSGLRIMLKDERSGNQDEYMYEGGASQFVAFLNENKDVLHDVIHFYAEKDDIEVEVAIQYNAGYTETLASFVNSIPTRGGGTHETGFRAAYTRVMNDYARRTSMIKEKDKNLEGNDLREGMMAVISVKMSEVEFVGQTKDQLGSASARSAVDSVVSENIQRFLEENPQVAQTLIRKAVQASRAREAARKARDEMRTGKKRSESSNLNGKLTPAQSKDFTRNELFIVEGDSAGGSAKQGRDSKIQAILPLKGKPLNPEKAKLADILKNEEYRAITSAIGAGIGTEFAVEDSNYSKIIIMTDADTDGAHIQVLLLTFFYRYMKPLIDAGKIYIAQPPLYKLTRKSGKMASVRYAWTDEELANYMKEFGTNVELQRYKGLGEMNPDQLWETTMNPETRALLKVQIVDAAKAERRVSTLMGDKVDPRKRWIVENVDFTEYEE
- a CDS encoding ABC transporter permease codes for the protein MSNIMPLIRNETIKMVKKKRLYIIFIVLAVLVPMFTYAQMKSAENNRDKFGGDWRLELQQAITDNQNSLGSDRVPEEYKKYRTVYIQQMQYYLENDINPKEPGGVTFTREFMNNAVGLFIPLLIMAIASDLVSGERTTGTIKMLLTRPVKRWKVLLSKLITLIMFVSIIVVSAYVICYVISGAVFGYKGFGMPIFTGFKVVGTDVDMSAVHAVDQWLYMLMQAGLIWFVSIIVAMLAFMVSVLVRSTAASIVIMMAALIAGTILTSMAASWQSAKYLFMVNLELPNYLSGGLPPIEGMNLGFSLIVLSVWGIASLFVSFIVFTKRDILN
- a CDS encoding ABC transporter ATP-binding protein, producing MAQEQTDSVLSVQHLKKKIGRKWIIKDVTFDVKPGEIFGFLGPNGAGKTTTIRMLVDLIKPTEGKIQVCGYDVNRDPERALRYVGSIVENPEVYTYLTGWENLEHFARMQPGVDNDRIQEVVDIVRLDQRIHDKVRTYSLGMRQRLGIAQALLGRPRLLILDEPTNGLDPKGIKELRVFIKQLASEGMAVFVSSHLLSEIQLLCDRVAIISAGRVLAVGGVNELIEDHSKLAIWHVTPLEEGKKMLLNAGVSLVDRPADVMDDTIVAGLGPNAVVAEMHEDRIPALVQQMVQAGIQVEGVQRIQPTLEQLFLKMTEGESIE